Proteins encoded together in one Streptomyces umbrinus window:
- a CDS encoding LamB/YcsF family protein produces the protein MTHRVDLVADLGEGFGAYTMGDDEALLDVLTSANIACGFHAGDPRIMDATVRHCVRRGVAVGAHPSFPDLVGFGRRAMDVTPDEVRTDVLYQVGALQAFAVSNGTGLRHVAPHGRLGNLVATRPDYAAAVADAVASLDPSLIVLAQDGELADAARARGLRVGIVGIADRAYRDDGTLVPRSEPGAVIHEEKEIAERTIRMVTEGVIRSVGGRDIPVDCDTVLLHGDTPGAISLAHRVRQDLLAADVEITALADVLDGKAA, from the coding sequence ATGACGCACAGGGTTGATCTCGTGGCCGACCTCGGCGAGGGGTTCGGCGCCTACACGATGGGTGACGACGAGGCTCTCCTCGATGTGCTGACATCGGCGAACATCGCCTGCGGGTTCCACGCGGGCGATCCGCGGATCATGGACGCCACGGTCCGTCACTGTGTGCGGCGCGGCGTGGCCGTGGGCGCGCATCCCAGCTTTCCCGATCTCGTCGGGTTCGGCCGCCGCGCGATGGACGTGACACCGGACGAGGTCCGCACCGACGTGCTCTATCAGGTCGGCGCGCTCCAGGCGTTCGCCGTGTCGAACGGCACCGGGCTTCGCCATGTGGCGCCGCACGGCCGGCTGGGCAACCTGGTCGCGACCCGGCCCGACTACGCGGCGGCCGTCGCGGACGCGGTCGCCTCCCTCGACCCGTCGTTGATCGTCCTGGCCCAGGACGGCGAGCTCGCCGACGCCGCACGCGCCCGCGGCCTGCGGGTGGGCATCGTCGGGATCGCCGACCGGGCCTATCGCGACGACGGCACGCTGGTGCCGCGGAGCGAGCCAGGGGCGGTCATCCACGAGGAGAAGGAGATCGCCGAGCGGACGATCCGCATGGTGACCGAGGGCGTCATACGCAGCGTCGGCGGGCGTGACATCCCCGTCGACTGCGACACCGTGCTGCTGCACGGAGACACCCCGGGCGCGATCTCCCTGGCCCACCGTGTGCGCCAGGACCTGCTCGCCGCAGACGTCGAGATCACGGCCCTGGCCGACGTGCTCGACGGAAAGGCCGCCTGA
- the nac gene encoding nitrogen assimilation transcriptional regulator NAC → MDTRRLYSFVKIVDAGSITRAADILHIAQPALSQQLSALEAQFKQQLLIRSKRGVAPTEAGRALYRHAQLILRQIDLAHAAVDISGRAPAGSVSVGLAPYSMGAALALPLLRSVRERYPDILLHINENFGGVISEAIMTGRMDMAFIYGAGPLRGVQFEPLRTEDLFLIAAPGGSVPSGDGDVSLEELAGVPLLLPSRIHTIRQVVDAAFQHASLEPRVVGEIESVLTLISAVGADVGATVLPWSAARATLDVRNLVVRRIVNPAITVKLSLCTSDHQPLSEPAHAVHDLFHELITEFDEDAAFGDASMESSKASD, encoded by the coding sequence ATGGACACCAGGCGTCTCTACTCGTTCGTAAAGATCGTGGATGCCGGGAGCATCACGCGCGCGGCGGACATCCTGCACATCGCGCAGCCCGCGCTCAGCCAGCAGCTCTCGGCGCTGGAGGCCCAGTTCAAGCAGCAGCTGCTGATCCGCAGCAAACGAGGTGTGGCCCCGACCGAGGCGGGCCGCGCGCTGTACCGGCACGCGCAGCTCATCCTGCGCCAGATCGACCTCGCCCACGCGGCGGTCGACATCTCCGGGCGGGCGCCCGCGGGCAGCGTCTCGGTGGGCCTCGCCCCCTACAGCATGGGCGCGGCGCTCGCGCTGCCCCTGCTCAGGAGCGTGCGCGAGCGCTACCCCGACATCCTGCTGCACATCAACGAGAACTTCGGCGGTGTGATCAGCGAGGCGATCATGACCGGCCGGATGGACATGGCGTTCATCTACGGGGCCGGGCCGCTGCGGGGCGTGCAGTTCGAGCCGCTGCGCACCGAGGACCTGTTCCTGATCGCCGCGCCGGGCGGGTCGGTGCCCTCCGGGGACGGCGACGTCTCCCTCGAAGAGCTGGCCGGCGTCCCGCTGCTGCTGCCCAGCCGCATCCACACCATCAGACAGGTCGTCGACGCCGCGTTCCAGCACGCCTCGCTCGAACCCAGGGTGGTCGGCGAGATCGAGTCGGTCCTGACCCTGATCAGCGCGGTGGGCGCCGACGTCGGGGCGACGGTCCTGCCCTGGTCCGCGGCGCGCGCGACCCTCGACGTACGGAATCTGGTGGTACGCCGGATCGTCAATCCGGCGATCACGGTGAAACTGTCGCTGTGTACCTCCGACCATCAGCCGCTGTCGGAACCCGCGCACGCCGTGCACGACCTCTTCCATGAATTGATCACGGAATTCGATGAGGACGCCGCCTTCGGGGACGCGTCGATGGAGTCCTCGAAGGCGTCGGATTAA
- a CDS encoding 2-hydroxyacid dehydrogenase, with translation MKQRVLTTRAALPGGGIARLESHAEVVAWPGTSKPEPRDLAELAKGASAILALGNDRVDAALLDAAGPTLQLVALASMGYDAVDREAAAERGVVVTHTPGVLAETTADLTVSLILMARRRLGAARDSLAAGQWGLFRMDDYLGLDVHGATLGLIGYGQIGRAVARRSQGFGMRVLHHDPYAPDDALSTSVDLPTLLAEADVVSLHVPLTPQTRHLIGAAKLAAMKPTATLVSTSRGGVVDEDALLRALRDGVIHSAGLDVFEREPMGRELSPLVAEPHAVTLPHIGSATEATRAAMVDLAVDNIQDVLAGGPARTPIPGGSATPGQDSAPRPVGGRGAR, from the coding sequence ATGAAGCAGCGTGTGCTCACCACCCGGGCCGCCCTCCCCGGCGGCGGCATAGCCCGCCTGGAGTCCCACGCCGAGGTCGTGGCATGGCCGGGGACGAGCAAGCCCGAACCGCGGGATCTTGCGGAACTGGCGAAGGGCGCGAGCGCGATCCTGGCCCTGGGCAACGACCGGGTGGACGCCGCACTGCTGGACGCGGCGGGGCCCACGTTGCAGCTGGTCGCGCTGGCGAGCATGGGCTACGACGCGGTCGACCGGGAGGCGGCGGCCGAACGCGGCGTCGTGGTCACCCACACCCCCGGCGTTCTCGCCGAGACCACCGCCGACCTCACCGTCTCGCTCATCCTCATGGCCCGCAGGCGACTCGGCGCCGCCCGCGACTCACTGGCCGCCGGCCAATGGGGCCTGTTCCGGATGGACGACTACCTGGGCCTGGACGTGCACGGCGCCACGCTCGGCCTGATCGGCTACGGCCAGATCGGCCGAGCCGTGGCGCGCCGGTCCCAGGGCTTCGGGATGCGGGTCCTGCACCACGACCCGTACGCGCCCGACGACGCCCTCTCCACATCGGTGGACCTGCCAACGCTGCTCGCCGAGGCCGACGTCGTCTCGCTGCACGTCCCGCTCACCCCGCAGACGCGACACCTCATCGGCGCCGCCAAACTGGCGGCCATGAAGCCCACCGCCACCCTCGTCAGCACCTCGCGCGGTGGTGTCGTGGACGAGGACGCCCTGCTGCGGGCCCTGCGCGACGGCGTCATCCACTCGGCGGGTCTCGACGTCTTCGAGCGCGAACCCATGGGGAGGGAACTCTCCCCGCTGGTCGCCGAGCCCCACGCGGTCACGCTTCCGCACATCGGTTCCGCCACCGAGGCCACGCGGGCCGCGATGGTGGATCTCGCCGTGGACAACATCCAGGACGTACTCGCCGGAGGCCCGGCACGCACACCGATCCCGGGCGGCTCGGCCACCCCGGGACAGGACAGTGCCCCGCGCCCGGTGGGTGGGCGCGGGGCCAGGTGA
- a CDS encoding sugar phosphate isomerase/epimerase family protein translates to MALKLGAYTACLHDRTLTEALDILKENGLTSVEVSTGGFIPSPHCPVDLLLSSAKAREEYLATFAERGLELTGLNCNGNPLNPLPGVGPKHADDLRRTIRLAGLLGVKHVVTMSGTPGSDPDAKYPSWVVNPWDGVYMDVLDYQWDVAVEFWKEIDALARENDVRVAIEMHRHNVVFSPVTLKRLVDAGGLTNVGAEMDPSHLMWQGMDIVASIKWLGPLVFHAAAKDATLCAGADIRGVLDTSFTRVPADAPGKVPTGYGFWCNAWPENPAWKFVAVGNGNDVPYWTEFLRALAEIDPDMAVNIEHEDAAYSQTEGLALAAKNLHSAAAAL, encoded by the coding sequence ATGGCCCTCAAGCTCGGCGCCTACACCGCCTGTCTGCACGACCGCACCCTCACCGAAGCGCTTGACATCCTCAAGGAGAACGGGCTGACCTCGGTGGAGGTCAGCACCGGTGGCTTCATCCCCTCCCCGCACTGCCCTGTCGACCTGCTGCTGTCCTCGGCCAAGGCGCGCGAGGAGTACCTGGCGACCTTCGCCGAGCGTGGGCTGGAACTGACCGGGCTCAACTGCAACGGCAACCCCCTCAACCCGCTCCCGGGCGTCGGGCCCAAGCACGCCGACGACCTGCGCCGCACCATCCGGCTGGCGGGTCTGCTGGGTGTGAAGCACGTCGTCACGATGTCCGGCACCCCGGGCTCCGACCCCGACGCCAAGTACCCGTCCTGGGTCGTGAACCCGTGGGACGGCGTCTACATGGACGTCCTGGACTACCAGTGGGACGTGGCCGTCGAGTTCTGGAAGGAGATCGACGCGCTGGCCCGGGAGAACGACGTCCGGGTCGCCATCGAGATGCACCGGCACAACGTGGTGTTCTCCCCCGTCACCCTCAAGCGGCTGGTCGACGCGGGCGGCCTGACGAACGTCGGCGCGGAGATGGACCCCTCCCACCTGATGTGGCAGGGCATGGACATCGTCGCCTCCATCAAGTGGCTGGGCCCGCTGGTGTTCCACGCCGCCGCGAAGGACGCGACGCTCTGTGCCGGCGCCGACATCCGTGGCGTACTGGACACGTCGTTCACCCGCGTGCCCGCCGACGCGCCCGGCAAGGTGCCCACCGGCTACGGCTTCTGGTGCAACGCCTGGCCGGAGAACCCGGCGTGGAAGTTCGTCGCCGTCGGCAACGGCAACGACGTCCCCTACTGGACCGAGTTCCTGCGCGCCCTCGCGGAGATCGACCCGGACATGGCCGTGAACATCGAGCACGAGGACGCGGCCTACTCCCAGACCGAGGGACTCGCGCTGGCGGCCAAGAACCTGCACAGCGCAGCCGCCGCGCTCTGA
- a CDS encoding geranyl diphosphate 2-C-methyltransferase, protein MATAPHARTTTAPVPTQSTYQTRVADYWNAEENPVNLELGRIDDLYHHHYGIGAADRSVLDETDPDLRRERLTAELHRLEQEQAVLLSSHLGPLSRDDRVFDAGCGRGGGSVVANLRYDCHADGVTISAKQAEFANAQARKRGIDDKVAYHHRNMLDTGFRSGAYAASWNNESTMYVELDLLFAEHARLLRRGGRYVTITGCYNDAYGRASREVSLINAHYICDIHPRSEYFRAMARNRLVPVHVQDLTADALPYWELRKQADHLVTGIEDTFLTAYKNGSFQYLLIAADRV, encoded by the coding sequence TTGGCCACCGCCCCCCACGCACGCACCACGACAGCCCCGGTGCCGACCCAGTCCACGTACCAGACCCGCGTCGCGGACTACTGGAACGCCGAGGAGAACCCGGTCAACCTCGAACTCGGCAGGATCGACGACCTCTACCACCATCACTACGGCATCGGAGCAGCCGACCGGTCCGTGCTCGACGAGACCGATCCCGACCTGCGCCGGGAGCGACTCACCGCCGAACTGCACCGTCTGGAGCAGGAACAGGCCGTGCTCCTCTCCAGCCACCTCGGCCCCCTCTCCCGCGACGACCGCGTCTTCGACGCCGGCTGCGGACGCGGCGGCGGCAGTGTCGTGGCCAACCTGCGGTACGACTGCCACGCCGACGGAGTCACCATCTCCGCCAAGCAGGCCGAGTTCGCCAACGCGCAGGCCCGCAAGCGGGGCATCGACGACAAGGTCGCCTATCACCACCGGAACATGCTGGACACCGGCTTCCGGTCGGGCGCGTACGCGGCATCCTGGAACAACGAGTCCACCATGTACGTGGAACTGGACCTGCTGTTCGCCGAGCATGCCCGGCTGCTGCGCCGCGGCGGACGTTACGTGACGATCACCGGCTGCTACAACGACGCGTACGGGCGGGCCTCCCGCGAGGTGTCCCTGATCAACGCCCACTACATCTGCGACATCCACCCACGGTCGGAGTACTTCCGCGCGATGGCCCGGAACCGGCTGGTGCCCGTCCACGTGCAGGACCTGACCGCCGACGCCCTCCCCTACTGGGAACTCCGCAAGCAGGCCGACCACCTGGTCACGGGCATCGAGGACACGTTCCTCACCGCGTACAAGAACGGCAGCTTCCAGTACCTGCTGATCGCGGCCGACCGCGTCTGA
- a CDS encoding IS30 family transposase — MSSQEACRIVGINLRTGKRWRNGSHANVGRKKAAPPIYQEAPPPSGPSRYLREADRIHIADRLRERTTIRAIAAELGRSPSTISREIRRNRHPTNGQYRPHAAQARADARRPRPKPGKIGQSAELRDFVQDHLTLRWSPEQICHALRIRFPSRPEMHVTHETIYQALYVQGRGELRRELARALRSGRARRRPHRQAYKRQPRSIPNMVMVSDRPAEADDRAVPGHWEGDLIIGKDHKSAIGTLVERTTRYVMLVHLPIDHSAASTRDALVETVQTLPPHLRRSLTWDQGSEMAAHQAFTIATDIPVYFCNPASPWQRGSNENTNGLLRQYFPKGTDLSVHTRKHLDAAAAELNSRPRKTLGWETPAERLSKLLAA; from the coding sequence GTGAGCAGTCAGGAAGCCTGCCGAATCGTCGGCATCAACCTGCGGACCGGCAAAAGATGGCGTAACGGTTCACACGCGAACGTCGGCCGGAAGAAGGCGGCGCCTCCGATCTACCAGGAGGCGCCGCCTCCTTCTGGCCCTTCCCGCTACCTGCGCGAGGCTGACCGCATCCACATAGCCGACCGGCTCCGCGAGAGAACCACCATCCGCGCGATCGCCGCCGAGCTGGGCCGCAGCCCCTCGACCATCAGCAGGGAGATCCGCCGCAACCGGCATCCCACCAACGGCCAGTACCGGCCCCACGCCGCCCAGGCCCGCGCCGACGCCCGCCGGCCCCGCCCCAAGCCGGGGAAGATCGGCCAGAGCGCCGAACTGCGGGACTTCGTCCAGGACCACCTGACCCTGCGGTGGAGCCCGGAACAGATCTGCCACGCTCTGCGCATACGGTTCCCCAGCCGGCCGGAGATGCACGTGACCCACGAGACGATCTACCAGGCCCTCTACGTCCAGGGACGGGGCGAACTGCGCCGGGAACTGGCCCGCGCCCTGCGCAGCGGACGCGCCCGCCGACGTCCTCACCGGCAGGCATACAAGCGCCAGCCCCGATCGATCCCGAACATGGTCATGGTCAGCGACCGCCCGGCAGAAGCCGACGACCGGGCCGTCCCAGGACACTGGGAAGGCGACCTCATCATCGGCAAGGACCACAAATCGGCGATCGGCACACTCGTCGAACGCACCACCCGTTACGTGATGCTGGTCCACCTGCCCATCGACCACAGCGCGGCCAGCACCCGCGACGCTCTCGTGGAAACCGTCCAAACCCTGCCGCCCCACCTGCGGCGTTCCCTCACCTGGGACCAGGGCTCGGAGATGGCCGCCCACCAGGCATTCACCATCGCCACCGACATCCCGGTCTACTTCTGCAACCCGGCCAGTCCCTGGCAGCGCGGCTCGAACGAGAACACCAACGGCCTGCTGCGGCAGTACTTCCCCAAGGGCACCGACCTGTCCGTCCACACCCGCAAGCACCTGGACGCAGCCGCCGCCGAACTCAACAGCCGCCCACGCAAAACGCTCGGCTGGGAAACCCCAGCCGAGCGCCTGTCTAAACTACTCGCGGCCTGA
- a CDS encoding family 2 encapsulin nanocompartment cargo protein terpene cyclase: MSTPSASGSRSRLPGPPSLARPPRRGGAIPGLRYRPVAPADPAKAAEVDRRLEEWAHGLDLFPAAWKGDFSGFQFGRAVVLQHPGAADLERLTSAGKLLLAENLVDNLYCEEDEGKGGSPRGLGGRLIMAQAALDPYHGTPELEEEWRRGVRADGPLRSYHFALRDYAVFATPSQTDRFVHDIARLHLGYLGEAAWSEIRYVPQVWEYLVMRQFNNFRPCLSIVDAVDGYELPEAVYARPEIQRITALACNATTIVNDLYSFTKELASDPTHRNLPQVIAANEKRGLKAAYLKAVEIHNRIMAAFKEESALLSATSPLVERYAQGLSDWVAGNHEWHATNTHRYHLPNYW; this comes from the coding sequence ATGAGCACACCGTCGGCCTCCGGTTCGCGGTCGCGGCTGCCCGGTCCGCCGAGCCTCGCCCGCCCGCCCCGGCGGGGCGGGGCCATCCCCGGGCTGCGGTACCGGCCCGTCGCCCCCGCCGACCCGGCCAAGGCCGCCGAGGTCGACCGCAGGCTGGAGGAGTGGGCGCACGGGCTGGACCTGTTCCCGGCGGCATGGAAGGGGGACTTCTCCGGCTTCCAGTTCGGCCGGGCCGTCGTCCTGCAGCACCCCGGCGCGGCCGACCTCGAACGCCTCACCTCGGCAGGCAAGTTGCTCCTCGCCGAGAACCTCGTCGACAACCTCTACTGCGAAGAGGACGAGGGCAAGGGCGGCTCACCACGCGGGCTGGGCGGCCGGCTGATCATGGCCCAGGCGGCACTCGATCCCTACCACGGCACTCCCGAGCTGGAGGAGGAGTGGCGCCGCGGCGTACGGGCCGACGGGCCGCTTCGCTCGTACCACTTCGCGCTGCGGGACTACGCCGTCTTCGCCACTCCCAGTCAGACCGACAGGTTCGTGCACGACATCGCCCGGCTGCATCTGGGCTACCTCGGCGAGGCCGCCTGGTCGGAGATCCGGTACGTGCCGCAGGTGTGGGAGTACCTGGTGATGCGGCAGTTCAACAACTTCCGGCCCTGTCTGTCGATCGTCGACGCCGTGGACGGATACGAACTGCCCGAGGCCGTGTACGCCCGGCCGGAGATCCAGCGGATCACCGCCCTCGCGTGCAACGCCACCACGATCGTCAACGACCTGTACTCCTTCACCAAGGAGCTGGCCAGCGATCCGACACATCGGAATCTGCCCCAGGTCATCGCCGCGAACGAGAAGCGCGGTCTGAAGGCCGCGTATCTCAAGGCGGTCGAGATCCACAACAGGATCATGGCGGCGTTCAAGGAGGAGTCGGCACTCCTGTCCGCCACCTCACCCCTGGTCGAGCGCTATGCACAGGGACTGTCCGACTGGGTGGCCGGCAACCACGAGTGGCACGCCACCAACACCCACCGCTACCACTTGCCCAACTACTGGTGA
- a CDS encoding family 2B encapsulin nanocompartment shell protein — protein MSAPESSPESAAGPTDEQRFTSLSTQAARQLATTTKSEPQMQAITSRWLLKMLPWVDIKGGTYRVNRRLQLRVGRGRVQFEQNGADDIKVIPQTLTELPALRGYSDTAALKEISSRFRVREVRAGQIIFDAGQPVTEAYLVVHGRFTRYTIGKYGEEEVTGVITDGDGMGDEAIGQADPLWLNSVRAETTGVVLALNWDTLRQFVDRTPSLAAQLDAFAQQQSKPMNRKGEADVPVQAGHVGEPVLAGGFVDYDLVPREYELSLTQTVLRVHTRVADLYNHPMDQTEQQLRLTVEEIRERQEWELVNNREFGLLHNVDHGQRVSTYSGAPTPDDLDELLSMRRKTRLFLAHPKAISAFFRHCNRRGLVPGTVNVEGHEVPSWRGVPFFPCGKIPISPQHTSSIIALRTGEKDQGVVGLHQTGIPEEFEPGLNVRFMGIDTTAIMSYLVTAYYSMAILVPDAAGILENVQVGRTAE, from the coding sequence GTGTCTGCCCCGGAAAGCTCGCCCGAAAGCGCCGCCGGGCCCACCGACGAACAACGCTTCACCAGCCTCAGCACCCAGGCGGCGCGTCAGCTCGCCACCACCACCAAGTCCGAACCGCAGATGCAGGCCATCACCTCGCGATGGCTGCTCAAGATGCTGCCGTGGGTGGACATCAAGGGCGGCACCTACCGGGTGAACCGGCGACTCCAGCTCCGCGTCGGCCGGGGCCGGGTGCAGTTCGAGCAGAACGGCGCGGACGACATCAAGGTCATCCCCCAGACACTGACCGAACTGCCCGCCCTGCGCGGCTACTCCGACACCGCGGCCCTCAAGGAGATCTCCTCCCGCTTCCGGGTGCGGGAGGTACGCGCCGGCCAGATCATCTTCGACGCCGGACAGCCCGTCACGGAGGCCTACCTCGTCGTCCACGGCCGGTTCACCCGCTACACCATCGGAAAGTACGGCGAGGAGGAGGTCACCGGCGTCATCACGGACGGCGACGGAATGGGGGACGAGGCGATCGGCCAGGCCGACCCCCTGTGGCTCAACTCGGTGCGGGCCGAGACCACGGGCGTGGTCCTCGCCCTCAACTGGGACACCCTGAGGCAGTTCGTCGACCGCACCCCGTCCCTCGCCGCCCAGTTGGACGCGTTCGCACAGCAGCAGAGCAAACCGATGAACCGCAAGGGCGAGGCCGATGTCCCCGTACAGGCCGGCCATGTGGGCGAGCCGGTCCTCGCCGGCGGCTTCGTCGACTACGACCTCGTCCCGCGCGAGTACGAGCTGTCCCTCACCCAGACCGTGCTGCGCGTCCACACCAGGGTCGCCGACCTCTACAACCATCCGATGGACCAGACCGAGCAGCAACTGCGCCTGACCGTCGAGGAGATCCGCGAGCGCCAGGAGTGGGAGCTGGTCAACAACCGCGAGTTCGGTCTGCTGCACAACGTCGACCACGGCCAGCGCGTCAGCACGTACTCGGGTGCGCCCACGCCCGACGACCTCGACGAGCTGCTGTCGATGCGCCGCAAGACCCGGCTGTTCCTGGCCCATCCGAAGGCGATCTCCGCCTTCTTCCGGCACTGCAACCGGCGCGGCCTGGTGCCCGGAACGGTGAACGTCGAGGGCCACGAGGTGCCCTCCTGGCGGGGTGTTCCGTTCTTTCCCTGCGGCAAGATCCCGATCAGTCCGCAGCACACCAGCAGCATCATCGCGTTGCGCACCGGAGAGAAGGACCAGGGGGTCGTCGGGCTCCACCAGACCGGCATCCCCGAGGAGTTCGAGCCCGGTCTGAACGTGCGGTTCATGGGCATCGACACCACCGCGATCATGAGCTACCTCGTCACCGCCTACTACTCGATGGCCATCCTCGTGCCCGACGCCGCGGGGATCCTGGAGAACGTCCAGGTCGGGCGGACCGCGGAATGA
- a CDS encoding 5-oxoprolinase subunit B family protein has product MDSSTGVVDGADTARGSVLIVDCGDSGVVAKAVGMDAERAWQTVHGLADAFDAVRLAGVHGIVPTYDSLLVEFDCADTDHDTVRRVLRHEADRLGEGPVTPPAARCFVVPVVYGGEFGPDLPVVAEQLGLSEREVVELHSAADLTVRCLGAPAGAPMMDGPAFPRPVPRLSSPRTRVLPGSVAVAGRQAVICPMPSPGGWPLLGRTPLRVLEDLDADPLTAYRPGDTFRFVPITPERWDDHAGRSLAVSHG; this is encoded by the coding sequence ATGGACAGCAGCACGGGCGTCGTGGACGGCGCCGACACCGCGCGCGGCAGTGTCCTGATCGTGGACTGCGGCGATTCGGGCGTCGTGGCCAAGGCCGTCGGCATGGACGCCGAGCGCGCCTGGCAGACCGTGCACGGCCTCGCCGATGCCTTCGACGCGGTGCGGCTGGCCGGGGTGCACGGCATCGTGCCCACCTACGACTCGCTGCTCGTCGAGTTCGACTGCGCCGACACCGATCACGACACGGTACGGCGCGTGCTGCGGCACGAGGCTGACCGGCTCGGCGAGGGCCCGGTGACGCCGCCCGCGGCACGGTGTTTCGTCGTCCCGGTGGTCTACGGCGGCGAGTTCGGACCCGATCTTCCCGTCGTCGCCGAGCAGTTGGGGCTGAGTGAGCGCGAGGTGGTGGAGCTGCACTCCGCCGCGGACCTCACGGTCCGCTGTCTCGGCGCACCGGCCGGCGCACCGATGATGGACGGCCCTGCGTTCCCCCGGCCCGTACCCAGACTGTCCTCGCCCCGCACACGGGTGCTGCCCGGCTCGGTCGCGGTGGCCGGGCGTCAGGCCGTGATCTGCCCGATGCCGTCGCCCGGCGGCTGGCCGCTGCTCGGCCGCACTCCCCTGCGCGTCCTGGAGGACCTCGACGCCGACCCGCTGACCGCGTACCGGCCCGGCGACACCTTCCGCTTCGTACCCATCACGCCCGAGCGGTGGGACGACCACGCTGGCCGCTCCCTGGCGGTGTCGCATGGCTGA
- a CDS encoding 5-oxoprolinase subunit C family protein: MADTLNVLRAGMATVQDLGRFGRSRYGLPVNGALDQHSARVANVLCGNDEGAPLLEITALDFSCTPSTDVLVAVTGAPADLTVDGVVRPQWEPLSVRSGETIRISGIRSGIRVYLAVLGSFNTPYLQGSCAPDTILGFGHSLRDGDELGLQRHCPPVDHPEYRIPLFRLRAPVPRFPMTLLPSPWTIDVTDGPDLAEFGDTADRLFGSEFTVSPQSNHIGLRMAGDVPRRVATGEVLSRGVPVGAVEVPAGDELLVLHRGRGVTAGYPVLAVVTATGLSALGQVGPGQTVRFRHRTVAEAVAAHRSQRSAVQALQNRVRTVFDALRIPSSPARTVPVSP, from the coding sequence ATGGCTGACACCCTGAACGTCCTCCGGGCCGGCATGGCGACCGTGCAGGATCTGGGCCGGTTCGGGCGCTCCCGCTACGGCCTGCCGGTGAACGGCGCGCTCGACCAGCACTCCGCCCGCGTCGCCAACGTGCTCTGCGGCAACGACGAGGGCGCGCCGCTGCTGGAGATCACCGCCCTGGACTTCAGCTGCACGCCGTCGACCGACGTACTCGTCGCGGTGACCGGCGCGCCGGCCGACCTGACCGTCGACGGCGTCGTACGGCCGCAGTGGGAACCCCTCTCCGTGCGGTCCGGCGAGACGATCCGTATCAGCGGCATCCGGAGCGGCATCCGGGTCTACCTCGCCGTGCTGGGTTCGTTCAACACCCCTTATCTGCAAGGCAGTTGCGCCCCCGACACGATCCTCGGCTTCGGCCACTCACTGCGCGACGGGGACGAGCTCGGCCTCCAGCGGCACTGCCCGCCCGTCGACCACCCGGAGTACCGCATCCCGCTGTTCCGGCTGCGCGCACCCGTGCCCCGCTTCCCCATGACCCTCCTCCCGTCGCCGTGGACCATCGACGTGACCGACGGCCCCGACCTCGCCGAGTTCGGTGACACGGCGGACCGGCTGTTCGGGTCGGAGTTCACCGTGAGCCCGCAGAGCAACCACATCGGACTGCGGATGGCCGGTGACGTGCCCCGGCGCGTGGCGACCGGCGAGGTGCTCTCGCGTGGTGTCCCCGTGGGAGCCGTCGAGGTCCCCGCGGGCGACGAGCTGCTCGTCCTGCACCGCGGCCGCGGCGTCACCGCCGGCTATCCCGTACTGGCCGTCGTGACCGCGACCGGACTGTCCGCGCTCGGCCAGGTCGGACCGGGCCAGACCGTCCGTTTCCGGCACCGGACCGTCGCCGAGGCGGTGGCCGCCCACCGTTCCCAGCGAAGCGCCGTCCAGGCCCTCCAGAACCGGGTGCGCACCGTCTTCGACGCCCTGCGCATCCCCTCAAGCCCCGCACGCACCGTCCCCGTCTCCCCTTAA